The following are encoded in a window of Acidobacteriota bacterium genomic DNA:
- a CDS encoding M67 family metallopeptidase has protein sequence MTRLLISPRHLQAAELHAAATYPEECCGILIGRPLDPEEHGEEGALVERILSAQNARDESRGNRYLIEPETVLAAHKEARAAKLDVVGYYHSHPDHPAEPSEFDREHAWPGYSYLIVSVRKGQVAESRSWRLRDDRERFDEETVDPALGASAAVAAGHGKTKKRS, from the coding sequence ATGACCCGATTGTTGATTTCTCCGCGCCACCTCCAGGCCGCCGAGCTCCATGCCGCCGCTACCTATCCGGAGGAATGCTGCGGCATTCTCATCGGCCGCCCTCTGGATCCCGAGGAGCACGGCGAGGAAGGGGCCCTGGTGGAGCGCATCCTCTCCGCCCAGAACGCCCGCGACGAGAGCCGCGGCAACCGCTACCTCATCGAGCCGGAAACCGTCCTCGCTGCTCACAAGGAAGCGCGGGCCGCCAAGCTCGACGTGGTGGGCTACTACCACTCCCATCCCGACCACCCTGCGGAACCCAGCGAGTTCGACCGCGAGCACGCGTGGCCGGGCTACAGTTATCTCATCGTCTCGGTGCGGAAGGGCCAGGTGGCGGAGAGCCGCAGCTGGCGTCTGCGGGATGATCGAGAACGCTTTGACGAAGAGACCGTCGACCCGGCCCTCGGCGCTTCCGCCGCCGTCGCCGCCGGTCACGGAAAAACCAAGAAGAGGTCCTGA